DNA from Gottschalkia purinilytica:
TCATAAACTGTCACCTTTTTCTCTTAACTTAGTGTCCAGTTTATTATACCATTTCACCCCAAATATTAGATTTTTTGTCTAACATTTGGGGTGCACTTCACTTAGCTGGCGGATATTTATTTTAAAATATAATATATGTAAAATAAATCTTATAGTTTAATAATGTAAACATTTTAATTGGTAGGATATAACTTCATATGATAAAATAGGCATGTATTATTTAAATATGTGGAAGGGCGTGATTACAATGACTAAAACATTGAATAAGATGAGGGAATACAAATAAGACTAAAGTATAATCATTATCTTATTATATTCTCTCAAAAAAATAATACTAAAAGTTAAGAGGAGAGAATATGAATAGAAAGATTACAGTTGTAAAAGGAGAAAAATCTTGGATAGAAAGTAATGCAATTGAACAACTTAAAAGAGTTTCAGAATTAGAGGGTATAGTCAAAGCTGTAGGATTACCTGATTTACATGTGGGAAAAATACCTGTTGGGGCTAGCTTTGTAACAAAAGATATTATTTATCCACATATTATAGGAAATGATATAGGATGTGGTATGACTATTTTTTCAACAGATATAAGGAAAAATAAATTTAAAATTGACAAAATAATTAAAAGACTAGAAAAGTTAAATGGAATTGAAAATGTAGATATTACAAAGTTTTTAAAAAATATAGATTTACCCTTTAAAGAGAAACTAGGAACTATAGGTTCAGGCAACCATTTTGCAGAGTTTCAAGAAATTGACCAAGTATTTGATCATGAAACATTAAAGAATATTTCTATAGACAAGAATCAGATATATTTATTAGTACACAGTGGTTCAAGAAGTTATGGAGAATATATTTTGAAAAAGTACATTGAAAAATATTCATGTCAGAATGGATTAAAAATAGATTGTGACGAATTTCAAGAATATTTAAATGAGCATAATAAAGCTGTAGACTTTGCAACTTTAAATAGAGAATTAATAGCATATAGAATTTTAAGTTGCATTAATGGAAAGGAACATAAAAAAATACTAGATAGTGTCCACAATGGTATAGAGAAAAAAGAAATAGATGGAGAAATATATTATATTCATAGAAAAGGAGCTACACCGTCAGACTTGGGATGTGTTGTGGTAGCAGGATCAAGAGGTTCAAAATCTTATATTGTAAAACCAAAGGATAATCTTATAGAATATGCATTTTCTATTTCTCACGGAGCAGGTAGAAAATGGTCCCGTTTTGGGTGTAAAGAAAAACTTGAAAATATATATTCTAAAAAGTCTATAAGACAAAATAAATTAATTCATAATTTAATATGTAATGATAAGAATATAATATATGAGGAAGCTCCAGAAGCATATAAAAATATTGAAAGAGTAATAGAAGATATGATTGATGCAAAAATGATTAAACTTGTAGCTAGTTTAAATCCTATTATTACTTATAAAGTATGATGTGTAGTAATATAGACTGTTATAATTTAATAGTTTTAAAGTTTTATTTATATTATATTGTTAAATAGAGATATATTTAATTAATAACTCCTGTTTTGAACAGGAGTTATTTTATAGAGTGTAATTTTTAATATGTACAAATTATTTATTTCATGATAATATATTTCTATAATAGAAATAAGAGGTGTTTTTAGTGGAAAATATGGAGTTTGTTGATACTATGAGAACTTTGGAAGATATTTATGAAAAATATGAGAAAAGAGTAAGTATTCAGATTTCTAATGATGATTATAATAATCTAACTTATGCTGAAACAAGGACATTATATGCAATAGGATATCCAGAAGGAAAATACATGAAGCAAATTTCAGAAATCCTTGGTATAGCTTCTAATACAGCTACTGTAGCAGTTAATCGTTTAGAGAAAAAAGGTCTTGTGAAAAGAGAATTAGGGTTAGAAGATAAAAGACAGTTTTTAATTAGCCTTACAGAAGATGCAAAGAAGCTGTTGGATCAAGTAGATAAAATATTTATAGATGAAATGAAGCGGTTATTTGCACCTCTTTCTGATACGGAAATATTATTGTTAAAAAATCTTTTATTGAAAATTAACTCAAAGTACTAATTTTTTTAATACAATACTTCTATTATAGAATTATATTCCTAAAAAATTAAGAATTAAAAAGGATTAGGAGGATTCTTATGGATGATTTAATATTTAGAGAGTTTAAGATGTCAGACTCTAAAGATTTATATAGTTTAATAGACTGTACTTGGGATTTTAATAGATTTATAGGTAATTCTGAAGATACAGCACTTGCTACAGAAATTTTTTTCCTTATAAGTTTATATTCATCAACTTATACACAAGTTATTGAAAATGATGGGAAAACTGTAGGACTACTATTTGGTAGAATAGATAAAGAATTTAATCTTTTGAAAAAGTTGAAGTGCAATTTTATAATATTAAGAAAATTAATTAGCTTTTTATTTAATAAAAATGAAAAATTATCATCATTTTCTGATTTAATTAAAAGGGGAAGAGACCTTACATATATGCCAAAAAACTTAAAGAAGATGTTTGATGGAGAAATAACATTATTTGTTGTAGATTCTAGGTGTAGAGGAAAGGGAATTGGAAAATCTCTCATGAATAATTTTATAGATATATGTAGGGATAAGAATCTAAAAAAAACTTATCTATTTACAGATACAGAATGTAATTATGGTTTTTATGAAGCTTATGGTTTTAAAAGAATTAGAGAAAGAAACTATAAATATCGTATAAAAGACGGAGATATAAGCATAGGAAATTATATATAGTTTAGCACTATAGAATATGTTTTATTTTAAGTTAATTAACATAATGGGTTAATTTATACATTGTTTAATAGTATATAGTTTAATATATAAAGTTATATTATATTTCATATTTATTATTAAAAAATATAATATAAATATTATCATCAAATTTATATCATCGTCATATACTGTACTGAGTGTTTGACAATATCAAGGTAATGTGATATTTTCAAAATAAAATAAAAATAAAACTGCAATAACATTTGGTATTGTATGTTTTAAAAAGGGAGAATTTAGATTATGAGTGAAAATAAAGTATTAGCAGTAGTGAATGGTAAAGAAATAACAGAACAAGACGTACAAACTCTTTTAACAAACTTAGGAGAACAAGTAGCAATGCAAATACAATCACAACCTGATGGTAAGAACAGGCTTGTGCACGAATTAATCAATCAAGAATTAATGTACTTAAATGCTATTGATAATAGTTTGGATAAAGATGAATATTTCGTATCAGAATTAGAAAAAACTAAGAAAAATCTTTTAATACAATACTCTGTTAATAAACTTATAGGTGATGTGTCTGCTACAGATGAAGATGTAGTTAAATATTATGATGAAAATAAAGAAAAATTTAAACAACCAGAAACTATCAGAGCTAGCCATATACTAGTTAAAGATGAAGAAGAAGCAAAAAATATAATAAGTAAATTAAATGAAGGACTTTCTTTTGAAGAAGTAGCTAAAGAAAAATCTGAATGTCCATCAAAAGATAGAGGTGGAGATTTAGGATACTTTGCTAGAGGTAGTATGGTACCTGAATTTGAAGAAGCTGCTTTCAAACTTGAGAAAGATGAAATAAGTGAGCCTGTAAAAACTCAATTTGGATATCATATAATTAAGCTAAATGATAGAAAAGAAGCTGGTATCAGTCCTTTAGAAGAAGTTAAGCAACAAATTACTCAACAAGTTACTAACTTAAAGCAACAAGATAAATACTTAAGCAAAACTAATGAACTTAAAGATAAATATAAAGTAGAAATAAACTTATAAATATAGAAGATATAGATAGAATTTTAAGTTATTAAAAAATAATTCTATATACTAGATATTTTTATATTAAATATGCTAAATTAGATAAAAGCAAAATTTCATTATAAACTTATAATGAAATTTTGCTTTTTTATTTTTGAAAGTATATTAAAAAATATATTAAATATATAATAGTGAATTTTAAAAAATTGTATAGAATGATAGTATTTGTTAATATGAAAAAATTTATCATAGAAAAATTCTATTATAAGTGCAATCGTTTTCATGCTAGAATAAAAGTTGGTGTTAATAATAATGACTACAAGGTGATTTCATGAAGATAACAATAAAAAATCTTACGAAGAAATTTAAAGATGTAGTAGCAGTAAATGAATTGAGTGTAGATATAAACGATGGGGAATTAGTGACTTTTCTAGGCCCAAGTGGATGTGGAAAAAGCACTACCTTGTTTACTTTAGCTGGACTTTATAGCCAAGATAGTGGTGAGATATACTTTGACGATATTTTAGTAAATGATATAGATACAGAGAAGCGAAATATAGGTATGGTTTTTCAGAACTATGCACTATATCCACATATGACAATTCTTAAAAATATTATGTTCCCTTTAACTATGATGAAAATATCAAAAAAACAGGCTAGAGATAATGTAGATGAAGTAGTTGAATTACTTAAAATAAAAGAATTACTAAATAGAAAACCAAATCAGCTATCAGGAGGACAACAACAAAGAGTGGCTATAGCACGAGCATTAGTGAAAAAGCCAAGTGTTCTACTTATGGATGAGCCCTTGTCTAATCTTGATGCAAAACTAAGATTACAAACAAGAGAAGAAATTAGAAAACTACAGAAAAAGCTAAATATAACTACTATCTTTGTCACACACGATCAAGATGAAGCAGCTAGTATATCAGATAAAATATTATTGATGAATAAAGGTAAATTACAACAGTATGATGAGCCAAGAAATATTTATGATAATCCTAACAACTTATTTACAGCAAAATTTATAGGGAGTGCCCCTATAAATACTTTTGAAATACATAAAATAGACGAGAAATGCTATATTCACAATACGAATATTGAAATTAATATTGAAGAAGATCAGTTTAAAAATACTTTAAGTGCAAGATTAATAGGGGCAATAAGACCTGAGGATTTAGTAGTTTGCTCTAAAGAAGAAAGTCACTTTAGTGCTATTTTAGATCAAATACAGATGATAGGAAAAGATAATTTATTAGTATTTAATTTAAATGAATATAAATTTAGATGTTTCACTTCACCTGAATATAAGATATCTCAAGGGGATAGAGTTTATTTAAAGATAAGAAAGGACAAGCTACATATTTTTAACAGCGAGACATTTAACAATATTAAGCTTCAATAGGTGATTACATGAAAAAAAGTAAAGAGATAAAAAATTTTTTGAAAGGAATGCTATACCTTGCTCCTACATTTATAATATTAGGAATATTTCAGATATATCCTATTATTAAAGCATTAGCAATGAGCTTTTATACCAAGTATAACTATTTTAAGCATATTGTATTTGAATATGGACTTGATAATTATATTAGTATTTTTAAAGATGATAACTTTATATTAGCTATGAAAAATACTTTTATATTTGTATTAGGAGTAGTACCACTATCAATTATTATAGCTACTTTTTTAGCCATGATACTTAATTCAAATATACTCTTTAAAAAGTTCTTTAATAGTGTACTTTTTTTACCATTTGTGACTAGTACAGTAGCCGTATCAGCAGTTTGGAGATGGATATTTCATTCTGAATACGGTATATTGAATCACTTTCTTGGCTTATTTGGAATTGATCCTATTAAGTGGTTAATTGATCCTAAATGGGCAATGGTAAGTTTAATTATTCTAAGCATATGGAAAACATTGGGATACAATATATTGATTATATTAACAGGATTACAAAATATCGATAATCAATATTACAATGCAGCTAAGATAGATTCTGCTAATGCATGGAATAGATTCATACATATAACACTTCCATTGCTGTCACCAACAATTTTTTTTGTAATGATTACGTCTCTTATAGGAGCATTTAAGGTATTTAGTGAAGTATATGCATTATTTCACAAGATGCCAGGGCCTGTAAATTCTTGTTTAACAATGGTCTACTACATATACGACAAATTAGCAAATCAATTTTCTTATGGTATAGCTTCAGCAGCTTCTGTAGTGTTATTTGCTATTATATTAGTAATTACCATTGTTCAATTATACATAGGTAGAAAAATGGTTCACTATAAATAAGGAGTTAAAAATGAAGAAGATAAAGATACTTAATGTACTTTCATATACTATTTTAATAGCTGGATGTGTTATTACACTTTTGCCTTTTATTTGGATGCTAAGTACATCTTTTAAAGGGTCAGGTGAGATATACATATTACCACCAAAATTTATACCAGATACCTTTAACTGGGGAAATTATAATGAAGTATTTAATAGAGTTCCTATGAAAACTTACTTTATAAATAGCTTAGTAGTTACTTTTATTGTTACTATAGGTACACTTATTACGTCAATTTTAGCAGCTTTTGCTTTTTCAAGGATTCAATTTAAGGGGAGAGATATAATCTTTGCTATTCTTTTAGGAACGATGATGGTACCTGGTGAAATGTTAATAGCACCAAACTTTGTAACATTATCAAAGCTTAATCTTATAAACACGAGACCAGCACTATACATACCTTGGCTTGCAAGTGTATCTTCAATATTCTTTGTAAGACAATTTTTTCTTACAGTACCAGAAGAATTATACCATGCAGCTAAAGTAGATGGTTGTAGTGATTTTAAATATATGATAAAGATTATGGTTCCTTTTTCAAAACCAGCACTTATAACAGTGGGGTTACTTAAGATAATATACAGTTGGAATGAATTTTTATGGCCATTACTTATGACTAGTACACCTGATAAAAGAACACTTCCTGTAGGATTAACTAACTTTATGACAGAAGCAGGAGCACATTATAACTTGCTTATGGCATATTCCAGTATAGTTATTATACCTATTATTGGTATTTATATATTTTTACAAAAGTATATTATGAGTGGTGTAACAAGGGCTGGAATTAAGGGATAATAATAAGAAACAAAAGGGGGAAATATGACATGAAAAGAATTTTATCACTATTTTTAGTAATAGCTATGGTGGTAGGAATGGTAGGCTGTAATAAACAGCAAGAAACTAATACTAAAGATGTAGGACAAGCGCAAAACAAATCTACAAAACCTGTAGAAATTGAGTTTTGGCATGCTTTAGCAGATGAAAATGGAGAAGTGTTACAATCATTAGTTGATAAGTTTAATAAACAAAATCCTAATATAAAGGTAAAAGCAGTATTCCAAGGACACTATAAAGAATTATTTGAAAAACTCAATGGAGCTGCACAAGCAGGAAATTTACCAACATTATCAATGATATATTGTAATAGACTTTCAGCATATGTCCTAAATGATTTAGTACAAGAATTAGATCCATACATATTTGACAAGAAAATTGGAATGGATAAAAAAATATGGGAGGACATTCCGAAACCTCTTAGAGATAATGGTATGTGGAATGGAAAACACTTTTCTCTTCCATTTAATAAAAGTGCTTACTTAATGTATTATAACGTAGATGCACTTAAAGAAGCTGGAGTAGAAGTTCCTACTACTTGGGAAGAGCTGAAGGAAGCTGGTAAAAAGTTATCTAAAGATGGAAAAAAAGGAATAGCTTTCAATAAAAGTGTTGGGGTAGATTTTAGTTACTGGGTAGAACAAGCAGGTGGACACATATATGATGAAAAAACAGATACTATATTAATAGACACTCCAGAGACTAAAAAGGCTTATGAGTTTATAGTTGGAATGGTAAAAGAGGGAATTGGAAAGGTAGCATTTGAAGATGGATACATAACAGGTCCTATGTCAAGAGGAGAGTCTTTCATAGGATTTGCGACATCTTCAAATCTGCCTGAAATGGAAGAAGCTTGTAAAGAAACAGGAGTAAATTGGGCAGTAGCAGAACTGCCAAAAGGAGAAAAGCAAGCATCACTATTTGCAGGTACAGATATAACTATGTTTAATACATCAACAGATGAACAAAAGAAAGCTGCTTGGGAGTTTATGAAGTTCTGGTTTGCAGAAGAAACTACAACGGAATGGGGAATTAAGTCAGGATATTTACCTATGACTAATTCATCAACAAGGTCTGATAAATTCCAAGAATTCTTGAAAACGGACTCATCGAAAAAGGTAGCTCTTGATCAGTTTTCTTATGCATATCAAGATCCAAAAGTTTTAAATGGATATGCAATTCATAAAAATATGCAAGAGGCATTAGAAGAGATATTATCAGGTAAAAAGACTATTGAACAGGCGTTAAAGGATGCACAGCAAAATACAAGAAAAGAACTAGATGAAGCTAAGAAGAGTTTCGCCAAAGAATAATATTTACAAGGGATGATGCTAAAAACATCATCCCTGTTTTATAAAATAGGAGGATGGATAGATGAAAAAAAGATCTAAAATGGTTTTAGTTTCTCATTGTATACTAAATCCTTGTTCAAAAGTTGAAGGAGTTAAAAAAGATACTTCATATAATTTAAAGTTAGTAAAATATTTTATGAAAAATGATATAGGTATAATACAATTACCGTGTCCAGAAATGTATATGTATGGATCGAAACGTTGGGGTCATGTAAAAAATCAATTTGATACTAGATTTTTTAGAGAACAATCTAAAGAATTGCTAAATCCTTTAATAAGCCAGATAACTGATTATGTAGAGAATGATTATGAGATTATTGGTGTAATAGGGATAAATGGAAGTCCAAGCTGTGGGATTAATAAAGTATGTACAGGAGAAACATGGGGAGGAGAATTCAGAAACTTAGACATAGTAAATAGAAAAGTTAAAGAATTAGTGTATTCTGATGGTAGTGGTGTTTTTATGGAAGTATTAATGGAATCTCTTAGATATTACGATATAGATGTTCCTTTTTATCCTATAGAGGAATTTAATCCAGATGATATGATAAATGAAACAATAAGTAGAATTATATAATAAATTTAACTTTTCACCTTATAATGAAAGGGTAGAATACCATATAATAGGATATACTTTATTTTATAGAGGGTTTACTAAACTAAATGTTAGAAGGTGAAATTTATGGATTTTCTAATTATTTTTTTCGCTAAGATTTTTGAAGTATCATTAACAACTATAAGAACTGTATTCTTGGCAAGAGGGGAAAAACTTATTTCCTCTGTTATCGGATTTGTAGAAGTGTTAATCTGGCTGAAAATAGTTAGTGTAGTATTAGTAGGTATAAATGAGAGTCCACAAAAAATGTTTGCTTATGCTTTAGGATTTGCTTTCGGAAACTATGTAGGATTAATAGTTGAAGAAAAGATAGCACTAGGACACTATACTATTCAAGCGATAGTTAATAAAGAAGCTGGAGATAAACTAGCTAAATTTCTAAGAGAACAAAATATAGCTGTAACAGAAATGACTGGTAAAGGAAAAGATAATGAAAAAAGTATTTTACTAATACATGTAAGAAGAAGAAATAAACAAAATATAATATCATTAATAGAAGAACATTCTACAAAAGCGTTTATAACCATAATAGACGCAAAGCAAATGTTTGGTGGTTATGGATTAACAAGAAAAAGGAGATAAGTATATGAATATAATTGATCTTTCACAAGAACTTGATATCAGTATGCCTACCTATTCAGATGATAGTAAACCAGTTATAGAAAAGGTATCTACAATCCAAGAAGACGGATACAATGAAACAAGGCTAAGTATATATTCTCATTTAGGAACACATATAGATTCTCCATTTCATATGCTGAGTAAAGGATATTCACTAGAAAAGTTTACTATAGACAAATTTGTAGGAAATGCATTTGTATTGGATATATCTAATCTTAACTTAAAGTGCTTAGAAGTTAAAGAGTTAGAAAAATATGAAAAGAATATATCCAATTGCCAATTTTTAATTATAAAGACAGGATGGAGTAAATACTGGGGAGATGAAAAATACTTTATAGATTTTCCAGTGATGACAGAGGAATCTGCAAAATGGTTAGGTAAGTTTAGCTTAAAGGGAATCGGTATAGATGCGATATCAGTTGATCCAGTAGATACTATAGATTATTTTATACATAAAATATTATTTAATAATAATATGGTTATTATAGAAAACCTTACTAACTTAGAAAAGTTACCAAGTGAATTCATATTTTCTGCTACTCCATTTAAATATAAAGAATCAGATGGTTCTCCAGTGAGAGCTATAGGAATTATATTATAATAAAAGCTTGAAAAATATATTGCCAAAGTTAAAAGATTTTATACATAATATCTTTTAACTTTGGCATTTTAAAATATATGATATAGTGGGAATTACAAAGTTTGTGTTACTGATTTGAGCTTGATTTCTATTATTGATCTAGCCAAAGAAAATTTTTATTTAAACTCCTCAGGCTTGTTAATATTTAATAAAAGCTGTTAATAGCTTTGTTAGAAAAAGTCTTCTAAATTTAAATTAATTTGATTTTCTTTAGTAAAATTATTATAGTTTCTGTTATTATTTTCTCTAGAGTGTTGATATTTTACTAAGGTATTTTTTCATAGTATTATTTTATCTATATTATTTGGATTTATATTTAGTGTTTGTGTTATCTTTTTATTTTAAAGGAACAATTATTTTACTTTAACACAATTTATTTTTTATGTTTTTCTTCTTTATTGTTATTGTATTTATTTTGTCCTTCTACTTTCTCTTTTTTTACTTTATTTTCTTTTGTTTCTTGTACTTTTGTTTCCTTTACTTTGTTTTCTTTTGTTTTATCTTCTTTTGGATTTGTTTCGTTTGCTTTTTTTACTTTATCTTCTTTTATTTTGGTTTCGTTTACTTTCTTTACTTTATCTTCTTTATTAGTTTCTTTTTTATTTATTTGATTTGAACTTTTAACTTTTATATTATTACTTTCTACTACTTTTTTACTACTATTGCTTATATTATTAGTATCTATCGGTGTTGTATTTTCTTCTTCAGAACTATTTGTAGAATTATCGACTGCTGGTTCTTCTTCTACTATTTCTTCTTTATTTTCTTCATCTTTTTGCCCTAATTTTTTGAATTTTTTAACTACACTTTGTTTTTCTTCAAATGAAGCTCTAAACTCTTCTTTAGCTTTGTCATATTCTTCTTGCCTTGATTTTAAAGCCTGCTCTATAACCTTAATTAACTCTTCATTTCCTGATTCTTCAGCTTTTTTCATAGCATTTTGTGCCATTCTTAAAGCTTTTTTAGCAGCATTAAATTTGTGTCTTTTTTCAACCATATTAGCTACTGCTTCTTTTTTTGCTTTTTGCATTTCTATTACTTTACTTATTGTTTCTTTTGCATTTCCTTCAAGATAATTTTTAATTTTATTTAATACTTCTATGGATTTTTCCTGATGTGATAATATATATATATTTAGTTTTTCTAAGTTTTCTTTAATTTCTTTCTCATCTAAATTTGAATTAATATTTGTTAATTCTTTTATAGCATTATCCAATTTTTCATTATATTGATTTACTGTTTCTTCAACAAGCTCTTGCTTACCTTTTTCCGCCATAACTTGACTTTCTCCAAGTCTTTCTTCTGCTACTTCAGATATAATATTAACTTTTTCTTCCCCTGCTGAGGCCATTTGAACTTTTAGGTTATCTAGTTTAGTATCCATAGTGTAAAGAATACTATCTGGTGTAACTCCAGCCTTATCTTTTAATGTTGTAACTTCTTCTGCATTTACATTTAAACTTGTTGCTACGAGTAAAGTAGCGATAATTGCTGATGTTATTTTCACATTTGATTCCTCCTTAAGTTTAGTTTTTACTCTTATATATTAACTACGTGTTGAGCTTTTTATTTTTAAGGGGTATGAAATAATTTATTTTTAAAAAAACTTTATTTGATACCCCCTAAAAAATATGTTAGATTACGTATATCATAATAAGTGTAGATATATATAGAAAGGTGGTTAGATTAGACTTAATATGATAGATGACAATAATAGAGACGAATTTATAGAAGAAAATAAACAATTTATATATAGTGCAGCAAGTTCAGTTTGTAAAAAAAAGCTTTCATGGGAAAATGACGATGAATTGAGTATAGCTATGATAGCATTTAATTCTGCTTGCGATAAATATAATAAAAATAAAGGTAATTTTTTAAGTTTTGCAAAAGTTTTAATAAGAAACTCATTAATCGACTTTTTTAGAAAGTCTAAAAGTTACGTTTCTCTTAATTTCTCGTTTAATAAATCTGATAATGATGAAAAGATTAATAATATTCAAGATAAAATTTCTATATCAGAATATGATAAGCAGATAGAAAATAGTAAGAGGGCATCTGAAATAAGTCAACTTTCCAAAGAACTTCTACAGTATAATTTAAATTTTTCAGATCTTATAAAATCATCACCTAGCCATAAGAATACCAGAAATGCACTTTTGAATATTGCATTTATCTGTATACAAGAAGTACATATAATTGAATATATAAAAACTAAGAAAATGCTTCCTATAAAAGAGCTGATGTTAATCACAGGAAATAATAGAAAGTATTTTGAAAAGTGGAGAAGATATTTAATTGTTCTTATAGTTATTTTATCAAGTGAAGAATATCCATATATTAAATCTTATCTTAAAATAAAAGTTGGTGAAAAAAATGAAAACTAAAAAAGGAATAGTTATGGAAAGTAATAAAAATTACATAGTTGTATTAACAGATGATGGTCAATTTGTGAAACTTAGAGCAAAAAATAACCCTCCAAAAGTTGGTGAAATTTACATTGGTAAAGAAGTAACATCTATACGTAAGTTTGTATCAGTAGCTTCTATTCTTTTCTGTTTACTATTTGGAACAGGTGTTTATGCATATAACACTCCCACATCATCAATTATTATTGGTAATAGTTCGGATATAAAGATAGAAGTTAATATGTTCAATAGAATAATTAAGACAACACCTTTAAATGACAAAGGGAATGAAATACTTAAGTCTGTTAATGTAAAACATAAGCCTATTGACAAAGGTATTAAAATTATAGACAGCAAAAATGAAAAAAATAGTACACAGAATAAAAATAATCCTATAAAAAAAGAAAGTAATGAAATTAATAAAGGCAGTAATAAGATCAATAATAAAGATAAAGAAATTGATTATAAAGAAGTCGATAATAAAGATAAGGAAATTGATTATAAAGAAGTCGATAATAAAGATAAGGAAATTGATTATAAAGGAGCCAATGATAAAGATAAGACAATTTATAAAAAGAATCAAAATAGTATGGTAAATCAAAGTAATAAAAATAAGGGAAATATAAAATCTAAA
Protein-coding regions in this window:
- a CDS encoding cyclase family protein; the encoded protein is MNIIDLSQELDISMPTYSDDSKPVIEKVSTIQEDGYNETRLSIYSHLGTHIDSPFHMLSKGYSLEKFTIDKFVGNAFVLDISNLNLKCLEVKELEKYEKNISNCQFLIIKTGWSKYWGDEKYFIDFPVMTEESAKWLGKFSLKGIGIDAISVDPVDTIDYFIHKILFNNNMVIIENLTNLEKLPSEFIFSATPFKYKESDGSPVRAIGIIL
- a CDS encoding anti-sigma factor domain-containing protein → MKTKKGIVMESNKNYIVVLTDDGQFVKLRAKNNPPKVGEIYIGKEVTSIRKFVSVASILFCLLFGTGVYAYNTPTSSIIIGNSSDIKIEVNMFNRIIKTTPLNDKGNEILKSVNVKHKPIDKGIKIIDSKNEKNSTQNKNNPIKKESNEINKGSNKINNKDKEIDYKEVDNKDKEIDYKEVDNKDKEIDYKGANDKDKTIYKKNQNSMVNQSNKNKGNIKSKDRKNPNVNSSFSNNNVKQLEKKYEKSKSNKEEQKTLKKQYKQKKHEKKLENNQRHNEVNPKSQFINHKGVKVKKGKWNY
- a CDS encoding DUF5667 domain-containing protein produces the protein MKITSAIIATLLVATSLNVNAEEVTTLKDKAGVTPDSILYTMDTKLDNLKVQMASAGEEKVNIISEVAEERLGESQVMAEKGKQELVEETVNQYNEKLDNAIKELTNINSNLDEKEIKENLEKLNIYILSHQEKSIEVLNKIKNYLEGNAKETISKVIEMQKAKKEAVANMVEKRHKFNAAKKALRMAQNAMKKAEESGNEELIKVIEQALKSRQEEYDKAKEEFRASFEEKQSVVKKFKKLGQKDEENKEEIVEEEPAVDNSTNSSEEENTTPIDTNNISNSSKKVVESNNIKVKSSNQINKKETNKEDKVKKVNETKIKEDKVKKANETNPKEDKTKENKVKETKVQETKENKVKKEKVEGQNKYNNNKEEKHKK
- a CDS encoding sigma-70 family RNA polymerase sigma factor is translated as MIDDNNRDEFIEENKQFIYSAASSVCKKKLSWENDDELSIAMIAFNSACDKYNKNKGNFLSFAKVLIRNSLIDFFRKSKSYVSLNFSFNKSDNDEKINNIQDKISISEYDKQIENSKRASEISQLSKELLQYNLNFSDLIKSSPSHKNTRNALLNIAFICIQEVHIIEYIKTKKMLPIKELMLITGNNRKYFEKWRRYLIVLIVILSSEEYPYIKSYLKIKVGEKNEN
- a CDS encoding DUF2179 domain-containing protein, coding for MDFLIIFFAKIFEVSLTTIRTVFLARGEKLISSVIGFVEVLIWLKIVSVVLVGINESPQKMFAYALGFAFGNYVGLIVEEKIALGHYTIQAIVNKEAGDKLAKFLREQNIAVTEMTGKGKDNEKSILLIHVRRRNKQNIISLIEEHSTKAFITIIDAKQMFGGYGLTRKRR
- a CDS encoding CD3072 family TudS-related putative desulfidase, yielding MKKRSKMVLVSHCILNPCSKVEGVKKDTSYNLKLVKYFMKNDIGIIQLPCPEMYMYGSKRWGHVKNQFDTRFFREQSKELLNPLISQITDYVENDYEIIGVIGINGSPSCGINKVCTGETWGGEFRNLDIVNRKVKELVYSDGSGVFMEVLMESLRYYDIDVPFYPIEEFNPDDMINETISRII